Proteins from a genomic interval of Diceros bicornis minor isolate mBicDic1 chromosome 34, mDicBic1.mat.cur, whole genome shotgun sequence:
- the ZNF527 gene encoding zinc finger protein 527 isoform X2 codes for MAGLISERFIQRCHVGELQELGLSISKPNMISLLEQGKEPWMVEREMSDGQYADWESWYEIKELSPKWYVDEEEISQRMAMERLTSHDLKCSNVREAWKYEGEFERHQGNQERHFRQVTTLQEISAVKRDKEYNNSERSILLKSVLLTQQRVPTVEQVHKFDIYDKIFPPNSVLIEPKRLHAEKESLTGNKCEEFNQNTYLTKDIGIPPGEKSFESNDYSNLLSFHSLLTQHQTTHFGKLPHGYNECGDAFSCYSFFTQPQRINRREKPYACNDCGKAFSHDFFLSEHQRSHIGEKPYECKECNKAFRQSAHLAQHQRIHTGEKPFACNECGKAFSRYAFLVEHQRIHTGEKPYECKECNKAFRQSAHLNQHQRIHTGEKPYECNQCGKAFSRRIALTLHQRIHTGEKPFKCNECGKTFGYRSHLNQHQRIHTGEKPYECIKCGKFFRTDSQLNRHHRIHTGERPFECSKCGKAFSDALVLIHHKRSHAGEKPYECSKCGKAFSCGSYLNQHQRVHTGEKPYECNECGKAFHQILSLRLHQRIHAGEKPYNCNECGNNFSCASALRRHQKIHNRETL; via the coding sequence ACTGGGAGTCTTGGTATGAAATCAAGGAATTATCTCCAAAATGGTACGTTGATGAAGAGGAAATATCCCAGCGGATGGCAATGGAAAGACTGACAAGTCATGACCTCAAATGCTCCAATGTCAGGGAAGCTTGGAAATATGAGGGTGAATTTGAGCGACATCAGGGAAATCAGGAGAGGCATTTCAGGCAAGTGACAACTCTTCAGGAAATCTCTGCTGTGAAAAGAGACAAGGAATATAATAATTCTGAGAGAAGCATTCTCTTGAAGTCAGTACTTCTAACACAACAAAGAGTTCCCACAGTAGAGCAAGTACATAAATTTGatatttatgataaaattttccccccaaattcagtCCTAATTGAACCGAAAAGACTACATGCTGAGAAGGAATCTTTGACAGGtaacaaatgtgaagaatttaacCAGAATACATACCTTACTAAAGATATAGGAATTCCTCCTGgggagaaatcttttgaaagtaatGATTATTCAAATCTCTTAAGTTTCCACTCATTACTTACTCAACATCAAACAACTCATTTTGGAAAACTACCCCATGGATACAATGAATGTGGTGATGCCTTTAGCTGTTACTCATTCTTTACTCAACCTCAGAGAATTAACAGGAGAGAGAAACCATATGCATGCAACGACTGTGGAAAAGCCTTTAGCCATGACTTCTTTCTCAGTGAACATCAGAGATCTCATATTGGAGAGAAGCcgtatgaatgtaaggaatgtaacAAAGCCTTCAGACAGAGTGCACACCTGGCTCAACATCAGAGAAtccacactggagaaaaaccctttgcatgcaatgaatgtgggaaggcctttagcCGTTATGCCTTCCTTGTTGAACATCAGAGAATCCACACAGGGGAGAAACCgtatgaatgtaaagaatgtaaTAAAGCCTTCAGACAGAGTGCACACCTTAATCAACATCAGAgaatccacactggagagaaaccctacgaATGTAATCAGTGTGGAAAAGCCTTCAGCAGACGCATAGCCCTTACTCTGCATCAAAGaattcatacaggagagaaaccctttaaatgtaatgaatgtgggaagaCCTTTGGTTATCGCTCACACCTTAAtcaacatcagagaattcataccgGAGAAAAGCCCTATGAGTGCATCAAATGTGGGAAGTTTTTTAGGACTGACTCACAACTTAATCGACATCatagaattcatactggagaaagaCCTTTTGAATGCAgtaaatgtgggaaagccttcagtgatGCGCTTGTTCTAATTCATCATAAGAGAAGTCATGCAGGAGAGAAACCGTATGAATGCAGTaaatgtgggaaggccttcagtTGTGGCTCATACCTTAATCAACATCAGAgagttcatactggagagaaaccctatgaatgtaatgaatgtgggaaggctttccatcagattttgtcccTTAGGCTACACCAGAGAATTCAtgctggagaaaaaccctataactgtaatgaatgtgggaataATTTTAGCTGTGCCTCAGCCCTTAGACGACATCAGAAAATTCATAATAGAGAAACTCTCTGA